In one Brassica oleracea var. oleracea cultivar TO1000 chromosome C9, BOL, whole genome shotgun sequence genomic region, the following are encoded:
- the LOC106318529 gene encoding agamous-like MADS-box protein AGL14 isoform X1: protein MGRVKLKIKKLENTNGRQATFAKRKNGILKKANELSILCDIDLILLMFSPGGKPSLCCGRRSSIEEVIAKFSQVTPEERTKKKVESLETLKKTFLKLDHTVNIRELIASSNSTTERFSQDLSTQASILQARISEIHGRLSYWTELDKINNVDHLGQLEISVRQSLDQLRAHKEHLGQQQQQAMQLENANFVKDWSTCSLQDGIEIPLEQQLQSMSWILNSDNTTNIITEEHNPIPKREVECSASSSFGSYPGYFGTGKSSETSFLDELNTTNGDIKPQLCTNNNIIPYNSNIMQNDIKHHQTYPPPLPHPPVFNLPSNQREYHMNGFFEAPPQPNGTSTYNNNNHNQARFGSSSSSLPCSISMLDEYLFSQMQQPN, encoded by the exons ATGGGAAGGGTAAAACTGAAGATAAAGAAGTTAGAGAACACAAACGGACGCCAAGCAACGTTTGCTAAAAGGAAAAATGGGATCTTGAAAAAGGCTAATGAGCTATCTATTCTTTGTGACATTGATCTTATTCTTCTTATGTTCTCTCCTGGCGGCAAACCCTCGCTATGTTGCGGTAGACGGAG TAGCATTGAAGAGGTGATTGCTAAGTTTTCTCAAGTAACACCGGAGGAAAGAACAAAAAA AAAGGTTGAGAGTCTTGAA ACCTTGAAGAAAACGTTCTTAAAGTTGGATCACACTGTAAATATACGAGAACTTATAGCCTCGAG TAATTCAACAACAGAG CGTTTTTCTCAGGACTTGAGTACTCAAGCAAGTATCCTGCAAGCTAGGATATCTGAGATACATGGAAGATTAAG TTATTGGACAGAACTCGATAAGATAAACAACGTTGACCACTTGGGACAGCTTGAAATTTCCGTCAGGCAGTCCCTTGATCAATTGCGTGCGCATAAG GAACATTTGGGACAGCAGCAGCAACAAGCAATGCAACTCGAAAACGCAAACTTTGTTAAAGATTGGTCTACCTGCTCG TTGCAAGATGGGATTGAGATTCCTTTAGAACAACAGCTTCAATCCATGTCATGGATACTTAATAGCGACAACACAACCAACATTATCACCGAGGAACACAATCCAATCCCAAAACG GGAAGTGGAGTGCTCTGCGAGTTCTTCATTTGGGAGCTATCCAGGCTACTTTGGAACAGGGAAATCTTCAGAAACAAGCTTTCTTGATGAACTAAACACTACCAACGGAGACATCAAACCGCAGCTATGCACTAATAATAACATTATCCCATACAATTCCAATATTATGCAGAATGATATTAAGCACCACCAAACGTATCCTCCTCCTCTTCCTCATCCTCCGGTTTTTAACCTTCCATCGAACCAGAGAGAGTATCATATGAATGGATTCTTCGAAGCACCACCACAACCAAATGGAACTTCTACTTACAACAACAACAACCACAACCAGGCAAGGTTTGGTTCTAGCAGCAGCTCCTTGCCTTGCTCAATCTCCATGTTGGACGAATACTTGTTTTCTCAG ATGCAGCAACCGAACTGA
- the LOC106318529 gene encoding agamous-like MADS-box protein AGL14 isoform X2 — translation MGRVKLKIKKLENTNGRQATFAKRKNGILKKANELSILCDIDLILLMFSPGGKPSLCCGRRSSIEEVIAKFSQVTPEERTKKKVESLETLKKTFLKLDHTVNIRELIASSNSTTERFSQDLSTQASILQARISEIHGRLSYWTELDKINNVDHLGQLEISVRQSLDQLRAHKEHLGQQQQQAMQLENANFVKDWSTCSLQDGIEIPLEQQLQSMSWILNSDNTTNIITEEHNPIPKREVECSASSSFGSYPGYFGTGKSSETSFLDELNTTNGDIKPQLCTNNNIIPYNSNIMQNDIKHHQTYPPPLPHPPVFNLPSNQREYHMNGFFEAPPQPNGTSTYNNNNHNQARFGSSSSSLPCSISMLDEYLFSQQPN, via the exons ATGGGAAGGGTAAAACTGAAGATAAAGAAGTTAGAGAACACAAACGGACGCCAAGCAACGTTTGCTAAAAGGAAAAATGGGATCTTGAAAAAGGCTAATGAGCTATCTATTCTTTGTGACATTGATCTTATTCTTCTTATGTTCTCTCCTGGCGGCAAACCCTCGCTATGTTGCGGTAGACGGAG TAGCATTGAAGAGGTGATTGCTAAGTTTTCTCAAGTAACACCGGAGGAAAGAACAAAAAA AAAGGTTGAGAGTCTTGAA ACCTTGAAGAAAACGTTCTTAAAGTTGGATCACACTGTAAATATACGAGAACTTATAGCCTCGAG TAATTCAACAACAGAG CGTTTTTCTCAGGACTTGAGTACTCAAGCAAGTATCCTGCAAGCTAGGATATCTGAGATACATGGAAGATTAAG TTATTGGACAGAACTCGATAAGATAAACAACGTTGACCACTTGGGACAGCTTGAAATTTCCGTCAGGCAGTCCCTTGATCAATTGCGTGCGCATAAG GAACATTTGGGACAGCAGCAGCAACAAGCAATGCAACTCGAAAACGCAAACTTTGTTAAAGATTGGTCTACCTGCTCG TTGCAAGATGGGATTGAGATTCCTTTAGAACAACAGCTTCAATCCATGTCATGGATACTTAATAGCGACAACACAACCAACATTATCACCGAGGAACACAATCCAATCCCAAAACG GGAAGTGGAGTGCTCTGCGAGTTCTTCATTTGGGAGCTATCCAGGCTACTTTGGAACAGGGAAATCTTCAGAAACAAGCTTTCTTGATGAACTAAACACTACCAACGGAGACATCAAACCGCAGCTATGCACTAATAATAACATTATCCCATACAATTCCAATATTATGCAGAATGATATTAAGCACCACCAAACGTATCCTCCTCCTCTTCCTCATCCTCCGGTTTTTAACCTTCCATCGAACCAGAGAGAGTATCATATGAATGGATTCTTCGAAGCACCACCACAACCAAATGGAACTTCTACTTACAACAACAACAACCACAACCAGGCAAGGTTTGGTTCTAGCAGCAGCTCCTTGCCTTGCTCAATCTCCATGTTGGACGAATACTTGTTTTCTCAG CAACCGAACTGA
- the LOC106318529 gene encoding agamous-like MADS-box protein AGL14 isoform X3, protein MGRVKLKIKKLENTNGRQATFAKRKNGILKKANELSILCDIDLILLMFSPGGKPSLCCGRRSSIEEVIAKFSQVTPEERTKKKVESLETLKKTFLKLDHTVNIRELIASSNSTTEDLSTQASILQARISEIHGRLSYWTELDKINNVDHLGQLEISVRQSLDQLRAHKEHLGQQQQQAMQLENANFVKDWSTCSLQDGIEIPLEQQLQSMSWILNSDNTTNIITEEHNPIPKREVECSASSSFGSYPGYFGTGKSSETSFLDELNTTNGDIKPQLCTNNNIIPYNSNIMQNDIKHHQTYPPPLPHPPVFNLPSNQREYHMNGFFEAPPQPNGTSTYNNNNHNQARFGSSSSSLPCSISMLDEYLFSQMQQPN, encoded by the exons ATGGGAAGGGTAAAACTGAAGATAAAGAAGTTAGAGAACACAAACGGACGCCAAGCAACGTTTGCTAAAAGGAAAAATGGGATCTTGAAAAAGGCTAATGAGCTATCTATTCTTTGTGACATTGATCTTATTCTTCTTATGTTCTCTCCTGGCGGCAAACCCTCGCTATGTTGCGGTAGACGGAG TAGCATTGAAGAGGTGATTGCTAAGTTTTCTCAAGTAACACCGGAGGAAAGAACAAAAAA AAAGGTTGAGAGTCTTGAA ACCTTGAAGAAAACGTTCTTAAAGTTGGATCACACTGTAAATATACGAGAACTTATAGCCTCGAG TAATTCAACAACAGAG GACTTGAGTACTCAAGCAAGTATCCTGCAAGCTAGGATATCTGAGATACATGGAAGATTAAG TTATTGGACAGAACTCGATAAGATAAACAACGTTGACCACTTGGGACAGCTTGAAATTTCCGTCAGGCAGTCCCTTGATCAATTGCGTGCGCATAAG GAACATTTGGGACAGCAGCAGCAACAAGCAATGCAACTCGAAAACGCAAACTTTGTTAAAGATTGGTCTACCTGCTCG TTGCAAGATGGGATTGAGATTCCTTTAGAACAACAGCTTCAATCCATGTCATGGATACTTAATAGCGACAACACAACCAACATTATCACCGAGGAACACAATCCAATCCCAAAACG GGAAGTGGAGTGCTCTGCGAGTTCTTCATTTGGGAGCTATCCAGGCTACTTTGGAACAGGGAAATCTTCAGAAACAAGCTTTCTTGATGAACTAAACACTACCAACGGAGACATCAAACCGCAGCTATGCACTAATAATAACATTATCCCATACAATTCCAATATTATGCAGAATGATATTAAGCACCACCAAACGTATCCTCCTCCTCTTCCTCATCCTCCGGTTTTTAACCTTCCATCGAACCAGAGAGAGTATCATATGAATGGATTCTTCGAAGCACCACCACAACCAAATGGAACTTCTACTTACAACAACAACAACCACAACCAGGCAAGGTTTGGTTCTAGCAGCAGCTCCTTGCCTTGCTCAATCTCCATGTTGGACGAATACTTGTTTTCTCAG ATGCAGCAACCGAACTGA